Proteins encoded within one genomic window of Alphaproteobacteria bacterium HT1-32:
- a CDS encoding response regulator yields MNADVMLIDDEKHLRTACEQALDLAGLTVECHARGTEVLAGLSRTWAGVIVSDVKMPGIDGLTLMNRVMALDPEIPVILMTGHGDVPMAVDAMRDGAYDFIEKPFPSEKLVGAVRRALEKRRLVIQNRALQDALDTVGPLERRIVGQDKTIIDLRRQVAAFGPIGADVLIVGETGTGKELVARSLHELSSRAEARFVPINCGALPDSLIESELFGHEEGAFTGASKQRLGKFEYANGGTLFLDEIESMPVELQPRLLRVLQDRRIVRLGSNTERPVDVRVIAATNEDLLVAAGRGSFRTDLYYRLNVLSLPLPALRQRRSDIPLLFHHFVGLAATRFKCTPPEMSPLQLQQLLTHDWPGNVRELENVAMRFALGLGVGTGSGTITPADAEDYSGGTLTEKVAGYEKRLIEQALMANDGSIKATYEQLGLARKTLYDKMKKYGLNDPGRAE; encoded by the coding sequence ATGAACGCAGATGTCATGCTGATCGATGACGAAAAGCATCTGCGCACGGCCTGTGAACAGGCGCTGGACCTGGCCGGACTGACAGTGGAATGCCATGCCCGGGGAACCGAGGTGCTGGCGGGCCTGTCACGCACCTGGGCGGGGGTTATTGTCAGCGATGTGAAGATGCCGGGTATCGACGGGCTGACCCTGATGAACCGGGTCATGGCGCTGGATCCGGAAATACCGGTTATCCTGATGACCGGGCATGGTGATGTGCCGATGGCTGTCGATGCCATGCGGGACGGGGCTTATGACTTCATCGAGAAACCGTTCCCCTCGGAGAAACTGGTCGGTGCGGTGCGGCGGGCGCTGGAAAAACGGCGTTTGGTTATCCAGAATCGGGCTTTGCAGGATGCTCTTGATACGGTTGGTCCTCTGGAACGGCGGATTGTCGGGCAGGACAAGACGATCATTGACCTGCGTCGTCAGGTCGCGGCGTTCGGTCCCATCGGCGCCGATGTTCTGATTGTCGGCGAAACCGGCACGGGCAAGGAACTGGTGGCGCGCAGCCTGCATGAGCTTTCATCCCGCGCGGAGGCCCGGTTTGTGCCAATCAACTGCGGTGCCCTGCCAGACAGCCTGATCGAAAGCGAACTGTTCGGGCATGAAGAGGGGGCCTTTACCGGGGCCAGCAAGCAGCGCCTCGGCAAGTTTGAATATGCCAATGGCGGGACATTGTTCCTTGATGAGATTGAGAGCATGCCGGTCGAACTGCAACCCAGACTGCTGCGGGTTTTGCAGGACCGGCGGATTGTCCGGCTGGGATCGAACACGGAACGGCCTGTGGATGTGCGGGTCATCGCGGCAACGAATGAAGACCTGCTGGTTGCGGCGGGCCGGGGCAGCTTCCGGACCGACCTCTATTACCGGCTGAATGTCTTATCCCTGCCACTGCCCGCGCTGCGGCAACGCCGCTCTGATATTCCGCTGCTGTTTCATCATTTCGTCGGGCTGGCGGCAACCCGCTTCAAATGTACGCCGCCTGAAATGTCGCCCTTGCAGTTGCAGCAGTTGCTGACCCATGACTGGCCGGGAAACGTGCGTGAACTTGAGAATGTCGCCATGCGTTTCGCGCTGGGGCTGGGTGTGGGAACCGGTTCGGGAACGATTACCCCTGCTGATGCAGAGGATTATTCCGGGGGCACGCTGACGGAAAAGGTTGCGGGGTATGAGAAACGGTTGATTGAACAGGCCCTTATGGCGAATGACGGCAGCATCAAGGCCACTTATGAACAGCTCGGTCTGGCGCGCAAGACGCTGTATGACAAGATGAAAAAATACGGCCTGAATGACCCCGGCCGGGCTGAATAG
- a CDS encoding DctP family TRAP transporter solute-binding subunit: MRKTTAAILATVALSFSAAPALANCDPGEMVIKFSHVTNTDKHPKGIAASMVADRVNAEMNGKACMQVFGNSSLYDDDKVLEAMLQGDVQLAAPSLSKFETFTKKFRVFDLPFIFKDVDAVDRYQNSKDGQALLDSMKRRGLQGIAFWHNGMKQLSASKPLLVPADAKGLKFRIQPSDVLQAQFEALGANPQKMAFSEVYGALQTKVVDGQENTWSNIYGQKFFEVQDGSTETNHGIIDYLVVASNEWWDGLPGDLRDQLATIIREVTEERNAESTKVNEEAKAAIIAAGGVIRTLDDEQRALWVKAMKPVWAKFEDGIGADVIAAAVSYNSPN, translated from the coding sequence ATGCGCAAGACAACTGCTGCCATTCTGGCGACTGTCGCTCTTTCCTTCTCTGCTGCACCGGCGCTCGCGAACTGCGATCCCGGCGAAATGGTGATCAAGTTCAGCCATGTTACCAACACCGACAAGCACCCGAAGGGTATTGCCGCGAGTATGGTCGCTGATCGTGTGAACGCCGAAATGAACGGCAAGGCCTGCATGCAGGTTTTCGGTAACTCCAGCCTGTATGATGACGACAAGGTTCTCGAAGCAATGCTTCAGGGCGATGTCCAGCTGGCGGCACCATCACTGTCGAAATTTGAAACCTTCACCAAGAAATTCCGCGTGTTCGACCTGCCTTTCATATTCAAAGATGTCGATGCGGTTGACCGTTATCAGAATTCCAAGGACGGTCAGGCGCTGCTTGATTCGATGAAGCGCCGCGGGCTGCAGGGTATCGCCTTCTGGCATAACGGCATGAAACAGCTTTCGGCCAGCAAGCCGCTGCTGGTCCCTGCCGATGCGAAGGGCCTGAAGTTCCGTATTCAGCCGTCGGATGTGCTGCAGGCACAGTTCGAGGCGCTGGGTGCCAACCCGCAGAAAATGGCTTTCAGCGAAGTTTATGGCGCCCTGCAGACCAAGGTCGTCGACGGTCAGGAAAACACCTGGTCCAATATCTATGGCCAGAAATTCTTTGAAGTGCAGGACGGCTCCACTGAAACCAACCACGGCATTATTGATTATCTCGTGGTTGCCTCGAACGAATGGTGGGACGGTCTGCCCGGTGATCTGCGCGATCAGCTTGCGACCATCATCAGGGAAGTCACGGAAGAGCGTAACGCGGAATCGACCAAGGTGAACGAAGAAGCCAAGGCTGCGATCATTGCTGCCGGTGGTGTTATCCGCACTCTCGACGACGAACAGCGCGCGCTGTGGGTCAAGGCGATGAAACCGGTCTGGGCCAAGTTTGAAGATGGCATCGGCGCTGACGTTATTGCCGCCGCTGTATCCTACAACAGTCCGAACTGA
- a CDS encoding TRAP transporter small permease subunit produces MPKGSGSGIGRLIDNLEEGLIALLLGLMTLVTFANVIARYVFNSNILWALETTVFLFAWLVLIGASYCVKKNSHLGVDVVLGALSPALRKLMGIFAVSACIAFCLLLLYGSWAYWLPFATKQAFYEVNDIPMPGYLQFIADLVNGGEKYEKIPRFIPYFALPLGVSLLTLRFVQAGWYILKGDQQMVIASHEVEEQLVAASSGREG; encoded by the coding sequence ATGCCAAAAGGTTCAGGCAGCGGGATCGGACGCCTTATCGACAATCTGGAAGAGGGTCTGATCGCCCTGCTTCTGGGCCTCATGACACTGGTGACTTTCGCCAATGTCATCGCCCGCTATGTGTTCAATTCCAATATTCTGTGGGCGCTGGAAACCACGGTTTTCCTGTTCGCCTGGTTGGTGCTGATCGGCGCATCCTACTGCGTAAAGAAGAACAGCCATCTGGGGGTCGATGTGGTGCTGGGGGCTTTATCTCCGGCGTTGCGCAAACTCATGGGAATTTTTGCTGTCTCGGCCTGCATCGCGTTCTGTCTGCTGCTGCTGTACGGCTCGTGGGCCTACTGGCTGCCTTTCGCTACGAAGCAGGCCTTCTATGAGGTCAATGACATCCCCATGCCGGGCTATCTCCAGTTCATCGCGGATCTGGTGAACGGGGGCGAAAAGTATGAGAAAATCCCGCGCTTCATTCCCTATTTCGCCCTGCCTCTGGGTGTCAGCCTGCTGACCCTGCGGTTTGTGCAGGCTGGCTGGTATATCCTCAAAGGCGACCAGCAGATGGTCATCGCCAGCCACGAAGTCGAGGAACAACTGGTCGCTGCCTCCTCTGGCCGGGAGGGCTGA
- a CDS encoding TRAP transporter large permease subunit, producing MTVVLLFGLVIGLLLIGVPIAISLGLSSMIFLLLYSEASLASIAQMMFNAFAGHYTLLAIPFFILASTFMSTGGVANRIIRFAVASVGHYPGGLAIAGVFACMLFAALSGSSPATVVAIGSIVIAGMRQVGYSREFAAGVICNAGTLGILIPPSIVMVVYAASVDVSVGRMFLAGVIPGLIAGLMLMVAIYIYARIKGLPSEPRASWSERFRAARRAGWGLFLIVIILGGIYGGVFTPTEAAAVAAVYAFLIANFVYRDMGPLKGADGENASLMQRPSALLTVWTHPDTRKSLLDAGKLTIMLMFIIANALILKHVLTEERIPQAITEVMLAAGFGPVMFLIVVNILLLIGGQFMEPSGLIVIVAPLVFPIAIQLGVDPIHLGIIMVVNMEIGMITPPVGLNLFVTAGVAGMSVMNVVRAAMPWVGVMFIFLIIVTYVPILSTWLPTSLMGPEIITK from the coding sequence ATGACTGTTGTCCTGCTGTTTGGTCTGGTCATTGGCCTGCTGCTGATCGGGGTGCCGATTGCCATCAGCCTTGGTCTGTCCTCGATGATTTTCCTGCTGCTTTATTCAGAGGCATCACTCGCCTCGATTGCGCAGATGATGTTCAATGCCTTCGCCGGACATTACACGCTGCTGGCGATTCCGTTCTTTATTCTGGCCTCGACCTTCATGTCGACCGGCGGTGTTGCGAACCGGATCATACGGTTTGCGGTGGCCAGTGTCGGCCATTACCCGGGTGGTCTGGCGATTGCCGGTGTCTTCGCCTGCATGCTGTTCGCTGCCCTTTCCGGGTCTTCCCCGGCGACGGTGGTTGCCATCGGCAGTATCGTGATCGCGGGTATGCGGCAGGTCGGCTACAGCAGGGAATTTGCTGCGGGTGTGATCTGCAATGCCGGTACTCTCGGCATTCTGATACCGCCCTCCATTGTCATGGTGGTCTATGCGGCGTCCGTTGATGTGTCGGTTGGGCGCATGTTCCTGGCGGGGGTCATTCCCGGCCTGATCGCCGGTCTCATGCTGATGGTGGCGATTTATATCTATGCCCGTATCAAGGGGCTGCCGTCAGAACCACGCGCCTCCTGGTCAGAACGGTTTCGGGCCGCGCGTCGTGCGGGCTGGGGCCTGTTCCTGATCGTGATCATTCTGGGCGGCATTTATGGCGGTGTCTTCACACCGACTGAAGCGGCTGCGGTTGCCGCTGTCTATGCCTTTCTGATTGCCAATTTTGTCTATCGGGACATGGGGCCGCTGAAAGGTGCAGATGGTGAGAATGCCAGCCTGATGCAGCGTCCGTCGGCTTTGCTGACGGTCTGGACTCATCCGGATACCCGGAAATCCCTGCTGGATGCGGGCAAGCTGACCATCATGCTGATGTTCATCATCGCCAACGCGCTGATCCTCAAGCATGTGCTGACGGAGGAACGGATTCCGCAGGCGATTACGGAAGTCATGCTGGCGGCCGGGTTCGGTCCGGTCATGTTCCTGATCGTCGTCAATATCCTGTTGCTGATTGGCGGTCAGTTCATGGAACCGTCGGGTCTGATTGTTATCGTCGCGCCGCTGGTTTTCCCGATTGCCATCCAGCTTGGTGTCGACCCGATTCATCTCGGCATCATCATGGTGGTCAATATGGAAATTGGCATGATTACCCCGCCTGTCGGCCTGAACCTGTTTGTCACTGCCGGTGTTGCGGGGATGTCAGTGATGAATGTGGTCAGGGCGGCGATGCCCTGGGTCGGGGTCATGTTCATTTTTCTGATCATTGTCACCTATGTACCGATTCTGTCGACCTGGTTGCCGACCAGTCTGATGGGACCGGAGATCATTACGAAGTAA
- a CDS encoding endonuclease/exonuclease/phosphatase: MTSKNMRFLSWNIHGFVGADGRHDPARIDRAISNISPDIAAFQEVECRGDETSRSKTADGLRKAVGDHGHYAWSIITPDRHYGQMLASRHPIQSGKIHDISLDGHEPRRVIEAVIRSGKKGRVRVLATHFGLKIRERRHQIAILRRLITSDWSLPLIVMGDFNNWLMERRKTGLAGVMADRTGLRTFPSRFPLLPLDRIWSRPAGMIGQARTYPEYRQASDHLPLTAEIQIPGS; the protein is encoded by the coding sequence TTGACGTCAAAAAACATGCGGTTTTTATCGTGGAACATTCACGGCTTTGTCGGTGCCGACGGCCGGCACGATCCTGCCCGGATCGACCGGGCCATCAGTAACATTTCCCCGGACATCGCCGCTTTTCAGGAAGTTGAATGCCGGGGCGATGAAACCAGCCGCAGCAAAACCGCCGACGGCCTGCGGAAAGCCGTTGGCGATCACGGCCATTATGCCTGGTCAATCATTACACCTGACCGACATTACGGTCAGATGCTGGCCAGCCGCCACCCTATCCAGTCTGGCAAAATCCACGATATATCACTGGACGGCCATGAGCCAAGACGGGTCATCGAAGCCGTTATCCGGTCCGGGAAGAAAGGTCGGGTGCGGGTTCTCGCAACCCATTTCGGACTGAAAATACGGGAGCGCAGACACCAGATTGCAATCCTGCGCCGGCTGATCACCAGCGACTGGTCATTACCGCTCATCGTCATGGGTGATTTCAACAACTGGCTGATGGAACGCCGCAAGACCGGACTTGCCGGGGTTATGGCAGACCGTACCGGACTGCGAACCTTCCCCTCCCGGTTTCCGTTGCTGCCGCTCGACCGGATATGGTCACGGCCTGCCGGGATGATCGGGCAGGCCCGTACCTACCCGGAATATCGGCAGGCATCAGACCATCTGCCGCTGACTGCCGAAATCCAGATCCCCGGCTCCTGA